A window of the Thermoanaerobaculia bacterium genome harbors these coding sequences:
- a CDS encoding PIG-L family deacetylase codes for MIRWLQLLAILAILAIPATTPGILAALSTPGILDPLPTPHSPPLFPGVQSVLWVAAHPDDEVLVAPAIAKLCRLERLACHFLVLTRGEAGVCLRPEGCLPDLATVRTQEMQQAAALFGAELTLWTLPDGGGLAGWDAASGGHGALVTRLEGFLRGLAPDLILTFDPRHGATCHGDHRAAGELLLAARDRLDPMPATFLLETLVEVTAAPPFIRYSPAAGARAGTFGYTATPDIAGVPGTWSYSVAAARLHRSQFSAATVRALARRPGVERVVYLAPAEPVLADDNVATCP; via the coding sequence ATGATCCGTTGGCTTCAGCTGCTGGCGATCCTGGCGATCCTGGCGATACCGGCGACGACGCCGGGGATCCTCGCGGCGCTCTCGACGCCGGGGATCCTCGATCCCCTGCCGACGCCGCACTCCCCGCCCCTGTTTCCGGGGGTGCAGTCGGTCCTCTGGGTCGCCGCCCATCCCGACGACGAGGTTCTGGTCGCGCCAGCAATCGCCAAGCTCTGCCGCCTCGAGCGGCTCGCCTGCCACTTCCTCGTGTTGACGCGCGGCGAAGCCGGGGTCTGCCTGCGGCCGGAGGGTTGCCTGCCGGATCTCGCCACGGTGCGCACCCAGGAGATGCAGCAGGCGGCGGCCCTCTTCGGCGCCGAGCTCACCCTGTGGACACTGCCGGACGGCGGCGGACTCGCCGGGTGGGACGCAGCTTCGGGCGGCCACGGGGCGCTCGTCACGCGGCTCGAAGGCTTCCTGCGCGGCTTGGCTCCCGACCTCATCCTGACCTTCGATCCCCGGCACGGCGCCACCTGCCACGGCGACCACCGGGCGGCGGGCGAACTGCTCCTCGCGGCGCGTGACCGCCTGGACCCGATGCCGGCGACTTTCCTGCTCGAGACCCTTGTCGAGGTCACCGCGGCGCCGCCCTTCATCCGCTACTCCCCAGCGGCGGGCGCGCGCGCCGGCACGTTCGGCTATACGGCGACACCGGACATCGCCGGAGTTCCGGGCACCTGGAGCTACTCGGTCGCCGCCGCCCGCCTGCATCGCAGCCAGTTCTCGGCGGCGACCGTGCGGGCGCTCGCCCGCCGGCCCGGCGTCGAGCGCGTCGTCTATCTGGCCCCGGCGGAACCGGTTCTCGCGGACGACAACGTCGCGACCTGTCCGTAG
- the speB gene encoding agmatinase, with the protein MSRTPTLLGLPYDASSSFLRGPAAAPQLIRKQLWSEATNPWSEALIDISVAGALADAGDLELPPDSTGARERIQAGVAAVYAAGGRAIALGGDHSVSFPVLRAVGPRFPELTLVHVDAHPDLNDIFEGDRFSHACPFARILEEGLVARLVQIGIRTMSGHQRAQADRFGVEVIDMRAWEEGRRPALGGPVYLSLDLDGIDPAFAPGVSHQEPGGLTVRDVISLIQRLPGPIVGADVVEYNPLCDVGGTTARVAAKLVKEIVGRMLATGAAAPDR; encoded by the coding sequence ATGAGCCGCACCCCGACGCTGCTCGGCCTGCCCTACGACGCGAGCTCGTCGTTCTTGCGCGGACCGGCGGCCGCCCCACAGCTCATCCGGAAGCAGCTCTGGTCGGAGGCGACGAATCCGTGGAGCGAAGCGCTGATCGACATCTCCGTAGCGGGAGCGCTGGCCGACGCCGGCGATCTCGAGCTGCCGCCCGACAGCACCGGAGCGCGCGAACGCATCCAAGCCGGCGTCGCCGCGGTTTACGCGGCCGGCGGCAGGGCGATCGCTCTCGGCGGCGACCACTCGGTGTCTTTTCCCGTGCTGCGCGCCGTCGGACCGCGCTTCCCGGAGCTCACGCTGGTCCACGTCGACGCCCATCCCGATCTCAACGACATCTTCGAAGGGGATCGCTTCTCGCATGCCTGCCCCTTCGCGCGCATCCTCGAGGAGGGTCTCGTCGCGCGACTGGTCCAGATCGGCATTCGCACGATGAGCGGCCACCAGCGTGCCCAGGCCGACCGATTCGGGGTCGAGGTGATCGACATGCGCGCCTGGGAGGAGGGCCGGCGCCCTGCTCTTGGAGGGCCGGTCTACCTCTCTCTCGACCTCGACGGGATCGACCCCGCCTTCGCCCCCGGAGTGTCGCACCAGGAGCCGGGGGGACTTACGGTGCGCGACGTGATCTCGCTGATTCAGCGTCTTCCCGGTCCGATCGTCGGCGCCGATGTCGTCGAGTACAACCCGCTCTGCGATGTCGGCGGGACGACCGCCCGGGTCGCGGCGAAGCTGGTGAAGGAGATCGTCGGCCGGATGCTCGCCACGGGGGCCGCCGCGCCGGATCGCTAG
- a CDS encoding SGNH/GDSL hydrolase family protein, giving the protein MCPGIEAPSPRARRLEHRAGRSFERYVAIGDSSTEGLDDPSGDGSFRGWANRLAEHLARVQAGQGGLLYANLGVRGRKTREIRDQQLACALAMRPDLVTLFSGTNDVVSRSFDLPAVAADLEEMMAAVRATGAALLTFTMPDLVPVMPMARRLAPRLAALNAAIRAAAARTDTLLVDFAVHPVASDPRLWSPDRLHANALGHARIAAALAHALGIPDADEDWRLPLPPAAPRSAARRLRDELVWGRDYLLPWLLRHSLGRSSGDRRQPKRPVLAPVEVRASGEVTA; this is encoded by the coding sequence ATGTGTCCCGGGATCGAAGCCCCGAGCCCGCGCGCGCGCCGCCTCGAACACCGCGCTGGCCGAAGTTTCGAACGATATGTGGCGATCGGCGACAGCTCGACCGAAGGCCTCGACGATCCGTCCGGCGACGGCAGTTTCCGGGGCTGGGCGAACCGGCTGGCCGAGCATCTCGCGCGCGTCCAGGCCGGCCAGGGAGGCCTTCTCTACGCCAACCTCGGCGTGCGCGGCAGAAAGACGCGCGAGATCCGCGACCAGCAACTGGCCTGCGCACTCGCCATGCGCCCCGACCTCGTCACCCTCTTCTCCGGCACCAACGACGTGGTGTCTCGGAGCTTCGATCTGCCCGCGGTCGCCGCCGACCTCGAGGAGATGATGGCGGCGGTGCGCGCGACCGGCGCCGCCCTCCTCACCTTCACCATGCCCGACCTCGTGCCGGTGATGCCGATGGCACGCCGACTCGCGCCGCGCCTCGCGGCGCTCAACGCGGCGATTCGCGCCGCCGCCGCGCGGACCGATACGTTGCTGGTCGATTTCGCCGTTCACCCCGTCGCCTCCGATCCGCGCCTCTGGAGCCCAGATCGGCTGCACGCCAATGCCCTCGGGCACGCGCGCATCGCTGCGGCGCTCGCGCATGCGCTCGGGATCCCGGACGCCGACGAGGATTGGCGCCTGCCGCTGCCGCCGGCCGCGCCGCGCTCTGCGGCGCGCCGCCTGCGTGACGAGCTCGTCTGGGGCAGGGACTATCTCCTTCCCTGGCTGCTCCGGCACTCGCTCGGCCGGTCGTCCGGCGATCGGCGCCAGCCGAAGCGCCCCGTGCTCGCCCCGGTCGAGGTGAGGGCGAGCGGCGAGGTCACGGCATGA
- a CDS encoding NAD(P)/FAD-dependent oxidoreductase yields MIRLTDLALPLGHSTAELEAAIRHRLGLGSGDLTGYSIFKRSLDARQRRGIRLVHTVDLESPRESELLRRFADDPHVGPTPDSTYRFVAQAPPGFVGPRPVVVGAGPCGLFAALTLAQMGFRPIVLERGKRVRERTVDTFGFWRKGILDPESNVQFGEGGAGTFSDGKLYSQVRDPRHLGRKVLTEFVAAGAPEEILWIHRPHIGTFKLVKVVESLRARIEGLGGEIRFQSRVERLHLEDGRIRGVQLAGGEQIRTDQVVLAVGHSARDTFRTLLDQGVTIEPKAFSIGFRIEHPQAIIDACRYRAEAGNPLLGAADYKLVHHCTNGRTVYSFCMCPGGTVVAAASEPGRVVTNGMSQYDRSERNANAGIVVGITPADFPAGPLAGIEFQRLWEQRAFEAGGSDYDAPAQRVGDFLAGHPSTALGSVLPSYTPGVKPADLSTCLPDWAITAIREAIPAFDRKIPGFAMPDALLTGVETRTSSPISIRRDALSLQSISTPGLYPAGEGAGYAGGILSAAIDGIQVAEAVALACLGSTAGAHP; encoded by the coding sequence ATGATCCGACTCACCGATCTCGCTCTTCCTCTGGGGCACTCGACCGCCGAGCTCGAGGCGGCGATTCGGCACCGTCTCGGTCTCGGCAGCGGAGATCTCACCGGCTACTCGATCTTCAAGCGCAGCCTGGACGCGCGACAGCGCCGCGGCATCCGGCTGGTCCATACCGTCGACCTCGAGAGCCCGCGCGAGTCCGAGCTGCTGCGGCGCTTCGCCGACGACCCGCATGTCGGCCCGACGCCCGATTCCACCTACCGCTTCGTGGCGCAGGCGCCGCCCGGCTTCGTGGGTCCACGGCCGGTGGTCGTCGGAGCCGGGCCCTGCGGCCTGTTTGCCGCGCTGACGCTCGCGCAGATGGGCTTTCGGCCGATCGTCCTAGAGCGCGGCAAAAGGGTCCGCGAGCGCACTGTCGACACCTTCGGCTTCTGGCGCAAGGGGATCCTCGATCCGGAGTCGAACGTGCAGTTCGGCGAAGGTGGCGCCGGGACCTTCTCCGACGGCAAGCTCTACAGCCAGGTGCGCGATCCCCGCCATCTCGGGCGCAAGGTCCTGACCGAGTTCGTGGCGGCCGGTGCGCCGGAGGAGATTCTCTGGATCCACCGGCCGCACATCGGCACTTTCAAGCTCGTGAAGGTGGTCGAGAGCCTGCGCGCGAGGATCGAAGGCCTCGGCGGAGAGATCCGGTTCCAGAGCCGCGTCGAGCGCCTCCATCTCGAGGACGGTCGCATCCGCGGCGTGCAGCTCGCCGGCGGCGAGCAGATTCGCACCGACCAGGTCGTGCTTGCGGTCGGCCACAGCGCGCGCGACACCTTCAGGACGCTGCTCGACCAGGGCGTCACCATCGAACCCAAAGCCTTCTCGATCGGCTTCCGAATCGAGCATCCCCAGGCCATCATCGACGCCTGCCGGTATCGCGCCGAGGCCGGAAACCCGTTGCTGGGCGCCGCCGACTACAAGCTCGTGCACCACTGCACGAACGGTCGCACCGTCTACAGCTTCTGCATGTGCCCGGGCGGCACGGTGGTCGCGGCGGCGTCGGAGCCGGGACGGGTGGTGACCAACGGCATGAGTCAGTACGACCGCAGCGAGAGGAATGCCAACGCCGGAATCGTGGTCGGCATCACACCGGCCGACTTTCCCGCTGGCCCCCTCGCCGGGATCGAGTTCCAGCGACTCTGGGAGCAGCGCGCGTTCGAAGCCGGCGGTTCGGACTACGACGCTCCTGCGCAGCGCGTCGGCGACTTTCTCGCCGGGCACCCCTCGACGGCTCTCGGCAGCGTCCTGCCCTCGTACACTCCGGGAGTGAAGCCCGCCGATCTCTCGACCTGCCTCCCGGACTGGGCGATCACCGCGATCCGCGAGGCGATTCCGGCCTTCGATCGCAAGATCCCCGGATTTGCGATGCCCGATGCCCTGCTGACCGGCGTCGAAACCCGCACCTCGTCACCGATCTCGATCCGCCGCGACGCCCTGAGCTTGCAGAGCATCAGCACTCCCGGCCTCTACCCCGCCGGCGAAGGCGCCGGTTACGCCGGCGGCATCCTCTCCGCGGCGATCGACGGCATCCAGGTCGCCGAAGCCGTCGCCCTGGCCTGCCTCGGTTCCACGGCCGGCGCTCACCCCTGA
- a CDS encoding DUF3995 domain-containing protein: protein MKTSTGVALGLAAAFGLLSALHVAWALGGKLASGSVIPVVDGTPALRPSAGTTLAVAGLLAAAALVVLVRAGVLLPSFPPRLATFATIVLGAILVLRAVGDFRLVGFGKTVRGTAFAYWDSVLYSPIALVLGLSALWLASTARPK from the coding sequence ATGAAAACAAGCACAGGCGTCGCTCTCGGGCTCGCTGCCGCTTTCGGACTTCTGTCTGCGCTTCACGTCGCCTGGGCGCTCGGCGGCAAGCTCGCGAGCGGCTCAGTGATCCCGGTCGTGGACGGAACGCCTGCCTTGCGGCCGTCGGCGGGCACCACCCTCGCCGTCGCGGGACTGCTCGCCGCCGCAGCGCTCGTCGTGCTGGTGCGCGCCGGAGTTCTCCTGCCCTCCTTCCCGCCCCGGCTCGCGACTTTCGCAACCATCGTCCTGGGAGCGATCCTGGTGCTCCGCGCCGTCGGTGACTTTCGCCTCGTCGGCTTCGGGAAGACGGTGCGCGGAACAGCTTTCGCGTATTGGGATTCCGTGCTCTATTCGCCGATCGCTCTCGTGCTCGGCCTCTCGGCGCTCTGGCTCGCCAGCACCGCGCGTCCGAAGTGA
- a CDS encoding DUF1304 domain-containing protein, producing MTLTADLLTAAVALLHVYFLVLEMFLWESPAGRRAFGLSAEMAKATRMLAANQGLYNGFLAAGLGWALWRGEAGFEMRVFFLACVMVAGAFGAATASRKILWIQALPAALALATSLLARG from the coding sequence ATGACTCTGACTGCCGACTTGCTCACCGCCGCCGTCGCGCTGCTGCACGTCTACTTCCTGGTTCTCGAGATGTTCCTGTGGGAGAGTCCAGCGGGCCGGCGCGCTTTCGGACTCTCGGCGGAGATGGCGAAGGCGACGCGGATGCTCGCCGCCAACCAGGGGCTCTACAACGGATTCCTCGCCGCCGGCCTCGGCTGGGCGCTCTGGCGCGGCGAGGCCGGCTTCGAGATGCGCGTCTTCTTCCTCGCCTGCGTCATGGTCGCTGGCGCGTTCGGCGCGGCGACGGCCAGCCGGAAGATCCTCTGGATCCAGGCCCTGCCGGCGGCGCTCGCTCTGGCCACGAGCCTGCTGGCTCGCGGCTAG